The Lachnospiraceae bacterium KM106-2 nucleotide sequence TGTAGAAGGGGATGCAGTCTTCCTTCGCTATACGATCGGATGTGTCAGCAAAGAAATGAAAGCAGTTACAAATAAAGGTTTAGGCACTACATTAAAGATTAAGGCAGATGCACTGGGCTATTATTTCTATATGGTTGAGGATGAAGAAGAAATCTTTATGGGAAAGGCAGATACCAGATATGTTTCCACGGAAGTAGCAAGCGGATTTACAGGTGTCATCCTGGGACTTTATGCAGTTGATCCAAAGGAAAAAGGTCAGTGGGCAACATTTAAGGAGTTTCAGCTATCCCATGTAGAATAATAATAGGAATAAGGTACTCTTCTATCGTAATATAAAGATAGAAGGGTACCTTTTTTATTACGCTGGTAATGGTACTTTCACTACCTCGATGACAGGTTGATTAAAACAGAATCGCATAATGTTTGCTATATAGTAGACAAAAGATGAATGATAGCGTAATATTAATGCTGTATACTAAATAGAGAGGAAGAAGAGCAAATGATCGTAGAAGCGTTAATAAAAGAGTTAGCAGTTCGAGGATTTACAATCAAAGATAATCAACCGGAGCTTATTTATCCATTGTATGTATCCAATGAGGAGTATGCAAAGATATCTAAGAATTATCCGGTTACATTTGAGTATGTAATAGAGGAAATACAGGATATTCCACCATTTACAGATGCAGCGCATAAACATTATTTCAGTATCTTTAATGCAGAAGAGGAACTGGTTGCAGTCCTTGATATTGTAGATGGGTATAGTTATCAGGATAAGCATGATAAAGATTCCGTCTGGATTGGATTGTTCCAAATTGACAAAGCCTTTCATAGAAAGAAAATAGGGCAGTACATAATTGAAGCATTTATTAATGCATGTAAACAAAATCAAAGGAAAGTCATTCAGTTAGGTGTGATCAAAGAAAATCATGCAGGACTGGCATTTTGGAAGAAGCAAGGCTTTATAACATTTGCAGAAGCCAGCAATGGAACTTGCGATGTATTTGTAATGCAGCAGATAATATGATATGGTATTTTATGGAACTATATTAAGAGGGCAAGTAATTAATAATGGAGGGTAAAAATTGAATAAGAGGGTATTTGGATTTATCTTAGGTGTCTGCATGATAGTATGTCTAGTTGCATGTGGGCATGATACAGCCCAGAAAAAGACTTTGATCGAGGGAGCAAATAAGTCGATTAGCCAAGCAAAGAGTGTGGAGGCGGATGTAACCCTTGAATGTGAGTTAAGTGTTGAGTCCAGCAAACAAAGTAAGAAGATACCGGTAAAGCTGACAAGTCAGATTCAGATTGGTAATAATATTGCAAAATTTGATGGTAAACTTGCTGTGATGGAAAAGGAAGAAACGTTTCAATTATATGCCAAGTTCAATAAAAATGAAGTGAAACTTTATTATAAGCAAGGAGCAACCGGTAAATGGAAAATTAGTACGGAGAAATTAGATGAGAACATGGATCTCAGTATTCATGACATAAATCTTGTTAGCTTTTGTGATCAGTTAGAAGTGGAAAGCAAGATAGTAAAGAGAAATGATGAGGACTGTTATCATTTATCAGGAGAGATGAATCTTTCCTCGAATAGTAGTTTTATGAAGGATTTCAAACAAGGATTTGAAGCTGCTTCGAATGGTATAAAATTATCTGATCTTGAGGTGGAGGGGGGAGCTCCTAATCTTGATCTATATGTAACAAAAGAAGGAAAGAAATTGCAGTCAGTCGTATTTACAATGGGAGATATAGATTTTTCTAAAGTGATCAAATACTTTACGGCAATGAATGTCAAGGCAGGCATTCAAGGTCTTAAGGTTCAATTAAATATCAAGGGACTTAATTCAGTTGATCAGTTAGATATTCCAAATGTGGCATTTGAGCAATAAGTACAATAGGAGGAGAATATGGTGGAGATAAATGGAATTACTTACGAGTTCTGTGATAACATCGGACAGAATACAAAACGATTGAAGAGTTTTAATGAGTTAGCAAAAAGTACATTTGGCATTTCGTTTTCCAGTGTGGGAGGGGACTATGAACCACATGTTTTAATGCAGGATGACAAAGTCTGTGCGAACATTTCAGTAAATAAAATGCCATTAGTACTAGATGGAAAGAAAATATTTGCAATCCAGCTTGGAACGGTAATGACAAGAAAAGAATATCGGGGTAAAGGACTTAGTCGTTATATCATGGAGCACATCATAGAAAAGTGGAAGGATCACTGTGATATGGTCTATCTATTTGCAAATGATAGTGTGCTCGATTTTTATCCGAAGTTTGGATTTGTGGAGCAAAAAGAATATGATTATCAAGTGGTAATAGAGGAGACAAAAGATATCCCTGTTAGAAAACTTGATATGACAAAAGAGGCTGATATCACACTTCTTTGGGAGAAGTATAAGCAGGGGAATCCCTATTCTCGTTTTGTCATGGTTGAGAATTGTGATATTATGGAATTCTATTGTTTTGGTTTCTTAAAAGACAATGTCTATTATTGTGAAAAAGCAGATACAGTAATGGTTGCAGAAGAGGATGGAGATGTTCTCCTTCTTTATGATATCTTTGGCAGTGAAAGAATCACACTAACATCCATTATGAAAGCGATGGCAGCAGCGTCTGATAAGAAAAAGATTCGCCTTGGATTTACGCCTAAAGAGTCAGATGGATTAGTAGAAAACGTACATAAGGAAGAAGATACGACTCTCTTTGTTCTAAAAGGGGGAGAAGGAATCCTCAAGGGGCAGAAGATCATGTTTCCAATGATTTCACATGCATAAAAGTAAAATAGTGTTTGAGAGGTCCTAGAAAATAGTTTCTAGGACTTTTTTTGACCATTTTTCTATTTTATCCGTTAGTATAGTGAAAGGAGGATCGATCATGAATAAGAAAAATGAGAAGGAAATACAAGAAGAACAGTTTAGAGAATATAAAAATCTTATCTTTCGAATTGCGATAAATTAGAGAGTGATGGAGGATGTGTAACTCCAATTGATTTATATTATATAAGAAATCAATCTGGTGATCAAAAGAAGTTTCAATTACAGATTATGGACAGCAATGATAGAGCAAAATATATCCCATTAAATTTTAAAAAGTAATTTAATGTATCAAATATAAATATAACTTCCAATAATAAGAACAGGAATTGTAACTTAGTTACAGATGAAAGACAATTCATTTATTATAATCATCTCATCAAATCAAAGAGGTATAGAAAATGAAATCAAGAAATTGGATGTTGAAAGCATTTGTTTTGGGAGTTGTATTTTTTATCGCAGCGTTGCTGGTGAAGCCGGTGGGCGTATCTACACAATTTTCGGTATTATCAGGAATCATCCATAGTACGGTAAGACCGAATATCATTACAGAGGATCCAAGCAGAGAGACCGGATATAAAAGCACGAATGCCTATTATGATCGTAATGATGGAAAGATTGCAGAGGATATTAAGAATCCCCTGAATTATGGTTTTGTCTTTGTGTTAGCCATACCACTAGGTTCTTATATTGGTTATGTAACTACACGTAAGAATAAGACGAAAAGGAAAAGAGAAAAGTTACCGAGAAAACCGTTGAAATATTACGTTCCAACTTTTATCTCCGGGTTTCTATTGTTATATGGAGCAAGGATGGCAGATGGCTGTACGAGCGGGCATATGATGAGTGGAATCATGCAAGGATCGATCAGTGGTTATCTATTTGCAGGCGTTGTATTTGCTGTGGCAATACCAACGGCTATGTATGTAGGAATGAAATATAAAGGGAATGGGGGAAATGAATAGATGGAGATTATACTTGCAGTTATTTTAGGCGGTCTATTTGGCTATGCACTTTACTTTGCCGGAGCTTCGAATCCAAGACAACTATTATCCATGCTTCGTTTAGAGGATTTATCTTTAATGAAGATCATTGTATTTGCAATTGGATTTGCCAGTATTTTATTATCCATCTCAATTGGAATTGGAATCTTTGATCTGTCCCATCTTAGTATCAAGGCGACGAATCTTGGAGTGATCATCGGAGGCCTGATTTTTGGATTGGGATTTGGTTCTGCTGGAACTTGCCCTGGTACCTGCGTTGCAGCGACAGGAACCGATGGAATCAAGAAAGCAATTGCAGCAGTACTTGGTGGTCTTACAGGAGCGTTTGCTTTTTCCATGACCTATGGCTGGTGGAAGAACATTGGACTATTTGATCAGATGAATTTTGGAAAGATCACCTTATTTCATCTATCAGATAAGTTCCCTTCAGTATTTCAGTTTGGAGCAATTGGATTATTTATTACAGGCGTTATATTTGTGGTGATCGCATGCATGATTCCTATGAGAGGAAGACAATAAAGTAGAAAAGAGCAGATATCATATCTGCTCTTTTTTTAGGTAAATCATTATTTAGTTTTTGAGCATTGCTTTTGTAAAAGGGGTTGATAAAAGATAAACCTATGCAGTTACCAGATATAACCCTAAAATATAGCTATAAATCATAAAGGGGGTCCATTATGAGGATTAGAAAAACTATAGCAATGTTAGTGGGTATTTTAGTAGTATTCAGTCTTGCGGGATGTGGCAAGAAGGAAGCAGGAGGAAATTCAGCAAAGAAGGATGGAGGAGTTGTAACACTTAATTTCTATGAGCATTCCGATAGTAAGGCGATAGCTCAGGATTTAGTAGATGCGTATAACAAGTCTCAAAAGAAGGTTAAAGTTAAACTATCTCTCATCGCAAATGATGATTACGATGACAAGATCAAGGTTATGCTTTCCGGTGGTTCCGATATTGATTGTTTCTGGATCAGGGGTGGTTCGCAAGCAAGACAATTTGCACAACAGGGTGCATTACTTCCATTGGATGATATGATGAAATCTGAAAATGTTGACATCTCCAAATATGGAAAGATGGGAAATACTTTCCAGCATAATGGTAAGAATTATGGTCTTTGTACTTCCAAATCATGTTGGCTATTATGGTACAACAAAGACTTATTCGACAAAGCAGGAGAGAAATATCCAATCAATCTGACGTGGGATCAGTATACTGCGTTAGCTAAAAAGTTAACTAAGAAAGGTTACTATGGCGGTGTTTGTCCTAACTGGACAATGAATCTTGGTGCAACAGCAGTTGGTGAATATCTGACAGATAAGAATTTAACTAAAACCATGGAATATGCTAAATATCAGAAAGCATGGTACCAAGATGATAAGAGTTCTCCAAGTATTGAAGAACAATCCGGTTCTTTTGACTTAAATGCATTTTTCGCAGAAGGTAAAACTTACATGATGATCAATGGTGACTGGGAGTTCTTAACCTTCCCAGATGCAAAGCCAAACTTTACTTGGTGTGCAGCTCCATTGCCAATTTTTGATGGCGCAGAAGCAGAATCTACTGTCGGAAGTTCTGGCGCATTTAGTGTAGCTGCTAAGAGCAAACACCAAAAAGAAGCTTTTGACTTCATCAAGTTCTGCTGCTACAGCGATGAAGGTGCAACGATTTATGCTAAGAACTCAGCAGTACCTGCTTACCCATCTGATGCAGCTTTAAAAGAATACAAAAAGAAAGTTAAGGTACCTGGTGCAGAATATGTATTCTCAGCTAAAGTAGGATTAGAACAAGGATTAGATGCAAACTATGAAGAAATTAATACAGCATTCAAGGAGGAGTTAAATGATTCACTTGTAGGGAACTGCTCTTTGGATCAGGCATTTAAGAAATTTAAGCAAAGACGTGATGAGATCAATGCAAAATAGAAGATAGCTTACTTCTTCTAGTCATGGGGGCTGGTTAAGAGGCTCCCATGACATATCCTCAAAACAACCAATTAAGGAGGAAAGACATAGATGACACAGATTACAAAAAAGAAAAGAAGTACAAAGTTGAACCGAAGAGAGTGGGCAGCGGGTTATCTATTTTTACTGCCGAATCTTATAGGTTTTTTTATTTTTACCGCAATACCGGTTGTCATGGGCTTTATTGTCAGCCTGACAGATTATACGGGTTTTGGTGATTATCATTTTATCGGATTTTCAAATTACATAAAGATGTTTCAAGATAGCAGTTTCATTATTGCATTAAAAAATAACTTATTTTATACCTTTACCAGCGTGCCACTTACGATTTTATTCGCATTATTATTGGCCTTGATGTTAAATCGTAAATTATATTTCGGTGATGCATTTAAGACAGTTTATTTTTTCCCAAACTTGACTTCTATGGTAGCAGTCGGATGTGTTTGGCTTCAATTATTTGAAGAGAAAAATGGACCGGTAAATCAAATGCTTTCAGCTTTTGGAATGGACAATCCTCCAAAATGGTTCTGGGGAGCTGCAACAGCAATGATCTCCATTGTAATCGTAGTCGTTTGGAAGCAAGCCGGTTACTACATGATCATGTTCTTAGGTGGATTAAAAAATATTCCGACACATTTATATGAGTCGGCTAAAATAGATGGTGCAACGCCGATGGAAGCATTTCGTTATATCACTTGGCCAATGCTTTCACCAACAACATTCATGGTCACGATCCTTACCTTCATCGGTTCGTTCCAAGTCTTTGATATCATCAATGTTACGACAGAAGGTGGCCCCGGCAGAGCAACAACTGTACTTGTTATGAGAGTATATCAAGAAGCATTCCGTTATGGTCGTATGGGATACGCTTCTGCCATCGGTTATTTCTTATTCTTGATCGTCTTCTTGATCACATTAGTTCAATGGAAGACGCAGAAGAAGTGGGTTAATGATGATCAATAACATTAGAGCGGAAAGAAAGGTGAATCTACATGAGTAAGCGTAAGATAGTTTCTAAGAAAAAGAGAGAGCGTAGAACAAAGATCATTATTTTTATTGTCTGTCTGATCGTGGCTGCAGTTATGTTAATTCCATTCATATGGATGGTAAGTGCATCATTTAAAGCAAAGACAGAGATATTTACAAGACCGATCGCGTGGATCCCAAAGGTATTCCGGACGGTGAACTATACCAATGTATTTCAAAAGATTCCATTTTTTATTTACTTCTTAAATACAGCTAAGATTACGATCTGTGTTACCATTTTGCAGCTGATCACTTGTTCCATGGCAGCGTATGCATTTGCAAAACTGCATTTTCCAGGACGTGATAAATTATTCTTAGGTTACTTAGCAACGATGATGGTACCATGGCATGCGATCATGATTCCACAGTTTATGGTAGTACAGAAACTGGGCTTGTATGATAATCATTTATCGCTGATCTTGATCGGTGCATTTAGTGCATTTGGTGTATTTATTATGAGACAGAATATGCTCACGATTCCAGATAGTTTATGTGAAGCAGCGAAGATAGATGGATGCGGACCATTTAAGATTTATCTAAAGATCGCACTTCCATTGAGTAAGACAGGGTTAGCAACCTTAACCGCTTTGACCTTTACAAATGTGTGGAACGATTATATGGGACCTATGATCTACTTAGATACGGATACCTTAAAGACATTACAGTTAGGACTTGCAACCTTCAAACGAGAATTTGATACTGATTATGGTGCAATCATGGCTGGTACGGTTATTTCACTGATCCCGGTTGTTATCGTTTATGCATTTGCACAGAAGTATATTGTTGAAGGGGTCGCCTCTACAGGTATCAAAGGTTAAGTGAATCTTAGTTACTTTTTAATCTTTTACGACGGATGCGATCAAAATCATTCATCACTTGATCCAATGACTTCTTACCAAGTAAATATTGTTTGGCACAGGATTTAAAGGATTCTAAAATATCATCATATCCGGAGAGTGCAAGTTGTTCTTGCACTTTCTTTGTTTGAAAGAAGATGGAAGCATTTTTTTTACCGACTGTTTTTAGATAGAGACTTTTGATTTCATCATTGGAGTAAGCGTGAATGATCCCGTGCTGTGCGTAAATCTTAGCACCTTCTTCTCCACATAAAAATTGAATGAACTGAAAGGCTTCTTTTGGATGCGCACAGTACTTTGGAATGGATACGAATTGATATTGTCCCCATGTAATGCCAGAGGATTGGTCCTTAAATACCGGGATGGGTGCAATGTCCCAATTAACCTTGGTAAGACCTTTTTGTTGATCTTGAAGCAACATATTGACAATCCATTCCCCTTGTGGCATCATTGCAATCTTTCCAGCTTCAAATTCGCTGCGGACATCCACATTATCTTGATCCATCTGAGCATAACTCATATGAGAACCATCTAGATTGTAAAAGGTATTTAATAGCTCTAAGGATTGTCTTGTATAAGAGAGATCGTCATCGATCAAATAAGAAGAGTGTTGCAGAGCAGCAAAGTTAAAACACCAGGGAACCCAGTATCCACCATAGATTTTATTTTTTCCAGAACCTTTAGTCAGCTTTTTGGCGAGGGTCCGATATTCGTTCCAAGTCATTTGTTTTGGGTAGGGGAGACCGGCTTGATCAAAAAGAGTTTTATTATAAATGAGTGCCCAGCTCGTATTACGGGTTGGAATTCCATAATATTTATTATCCACAGCAATATCATTGAACATGCTTCCATAGGCAGTTACATCCATATCATTGTTTCGTATGTATGAGGTCAGATCTACTAATTTATCTTTTACTTGAACCATTTTAGAGATTCCTTTGATTCCGATCAGATCGATTTTAAGATTTGAGGATAGTAGTTCATCAATATGGTCATCGTAATAGTTGCTGTTTAGAAGATGAAGTTTGACAGTAACGGATGATTGCAAGGTATTGTAAGCTTCAATAACGGGAGAAAGATAGGATTCTTCATCATCCCAGATATAATAGTCCAGAATGATCTTTTTGGAATTAGAACTAGTCTGCTGCACAGAGGAAGTATCCGTAGTATTCGTTATTTTTAGTGCGTAGCAGAAGGTAAGGATACTGATAAAAATAAGTGAAATAACAATTATTTTTTTATTACGTCTTAGGTAATACATATTCATTCTTCCTCCCTCCCAATGCCAATTATGGCATATTGTGTTATAATTTTACATATATTATAATTTTATTAGGAAAATACGTCAAATAATTTTAATATATGGGAGGAACAAGTTGTGTTTTGTTTTATTTGGATTATCGTATTTATCTTCTTTTACTTGCTGATCCAAAAAGACAATCAGATCTCGTCGAAGTATCTGGCAGCGACCTTGATTGCCTATGTAGTGATGACCAGTTCGATGATTTTCTATTTATCAAAAGACACTTATTATTACAATGTGGTGAATAACTATTTCCAATTGCCGAAATTTGTGTGGAAATATTTAATGTTCGTAAGAATACCAAAGGATTTTATTATCCGTCTGATGAACTTCTCTTCCTTAGCAGTTGTTTATCTGGGATATTTATTTTCTCTTTCCTATGAAGAAAAATTATCAAAGCATCCATATCGCTGTATTAAAGTTGTTCCAGCTTTATTATTGGGGATACAGCTTATTATTTATGATCCTTTTGTGCAGTACAAGATGTATTTTATGATGTACCCCGATATGTTATCCATCGGGCAGATCACAGAAGCAATGCAAATGATACATAGAGTCACGGTACTGATCAATATGGGATTGATCCTATTTAGTATGTTTCAATTGTGTCTGACTTACCGGAAAGTATATTATCTTCACTTTCTAAGGAGTTATCTGGTGGGCGAAGGGATCTGTTATATTCTGATCATGTTATCCTATATGCTAATCTGCTGGTTTGCACCGGCATTTTTAGTGAAGATATCAAAGATCGCCAATTATAAAATGTATTTATCGATCCCTCTTAGTGATAATCAGATCATTTATACCGCATTCCCTTATTACTTAGTTATAACAACGCTTCTTTGTGCATTTTGCATCTATGAAGTCAGCAGTGTAAAGAAAAAAATGAAGATGAAGACCTTTACCATAACCAAGCAGATTGATGCAGCAGATACGACATCAAAAGTATTCTGCCATTACATGAAGAATGAGTTGTTAGCCATTGAATCCGAGATTGAGATGTTAGAAGTTACGGAGGAGAATAAAGAAGATATTAAAGATGTGATCGATCGTTGTAATAACCTATATCAAAGGCTAGATGTCATTCATCGAAGTACGAAACGATCGGAACTAAATTTGGTGGAGACTGATATGAAGATCTTTACAGAAGGGATGATCCGAAGAATGAAAGGTGATTTCCATCAGGTGAATCTACAGACTGAGATTGAAGAAGCAATTCCTAATGTCATGATCGATCCTAATTATTTAGAGCAGGCAATCAACAATATTATCGAGAATGCCATTGATTCTATGGAGAAACTTCCAAAGGAAAATAGGAATTTAACGATAGGTCTTTCTTCAATTGGTAGCTGGATCGTGTTAAAAATTCAGGATTCTGGGGTTGGGATTTCTAGGAAAAATATGAAGAATATTTTTACACCATTATATTCGAGCAAGCCGATTAAAAATCATTGGGGGATTGGACTCGCGCTGACGCATCGAATTATTATGGCTCATGATGGGAAGATCGAAGTAGAAAGTGAAGTAAATGTAGGAACAACATTTCGAATTCTTCTGCCAAATTTGAATCAATATGTTTCTTAATGGATAAGAGAGAAGGGGTATTATGGAGGATGTCATACGCGTATTGATCGCCGAAGACATGGAACCAATCCGCAAAAAGTATGTAAAGATATTATCAGCTGCCAGAGGAATTGAGGTAGTTGGGGATGTGGCAACGGGAAAAGAGGCAGTTATCTTAGCAAAGGAGACCGTGCCGGACGTTATTTTAATGGATATTGAAATGGAGAGTAAGGATGCAGGGCTGCTTGCCTCGAAGGAACTATTAGAAGAGTTTCCAGAAATGAAAATTATTATCTTAACGGTATATGAAGAAGATGAGCTTATTTATACTGCATTTCAGTTTGGGGTATGCGATTATATCGTAAAGAATGCTAAGGCCGAAGAGATGATCAAAAGTATTCAAAATGTATATGAAGGAAATGCACCATTGCGACCAGAGCTTGCAACGAAGATATTAGGCGAGTTTAAACGGGTAAAGTCTTATGAGAGCAGTTTTTTATATGCAGTTAATATTGTAAGTTCGTTAACGGGAACAGAGATGGAGATTTTACAATTATTACTGCAGCATAAGACGAGAAGAGAGATCTGTAAGATCCGCTGTGTGGAGATGTCGACCGTAAAGACACAGATCCGCAACATTCTTCAGAAATTTCATAAGCGTTCCACAGAGGAAGTTGTCATGTTGATCCATTCCATGAATTTGAATCAATTTATTGATAAGCAGGTGAAAGAGAAGGTATAAGGGAGGCAGGTAAATGAACTATATTGAAGTAAGAAATGAACAGTTTTATTATATGGGAAAACCAATCAGACTGCGAGGATTTGGGGTTGGCAGCTGGCTTAATTTAGAACATTTTATGATTGGGATACCAACATCTGATGAAATGATAAGAAAGGCATTAGAATCTAGTTTGGGAAAGGGCAGAAAAGATACTTTTATAGAGAAGTTTCAGAAAGGATTCTTTGGGGAAGAAGACTGTAAATTACTAAAGGAATGTGGAGTGAATTTCATTCGTGTGCCATTTAATTATCGATTATTTATTGATGATAATCAATTGGGAGAGTATAAAGAAAATGGATTTGCATGCTTCGATCGTCTCTTTGCACTTTGCAGAAAATATGAGATCTTTGTTATGATCGATCTACATACGACACCCGGATCACAAAATCCGGACTGGCATTCAGATAATTCTTATGGTGTACCTTTATTTTGGAAATATCAAATTTTTAGAAAGCAGATCACTAAGCTATGGATGGCAATTGCAGCAAGATATCGGGAAGAACCGATTTTAATGGGATATGATCTGATCAATGAGCCTGCTATGGCGGGATGGTCGTTGATTAATGAATTTTATCATGATACGATCGCTGGAATCCGCAGTGTAGATGAACGACATATTATTGTATTAGAAGGAGACCAGTTCTCTATGGATTTTACTGGATTGGAACATTTTAAAGATGATAAGATCGCAATTAGTTTTCATTACTATCCAACGGTATGGCATCCAGATCTATTAGATCGTTCTATGGATCGAAAGGTAAGAAAAGAAAAGATTGCAGACGGATTAGATCGTCTACTTGCGGTCAGAGAACGCTACCATTGTCCTGTATTTTGTGGGGAATTCGGTTATGGAGCCGATTGTGGAGAATTAGCTTATACCATGGGGCTATTAGAAGATACGGTTTCTTTGCTAGAGGACCGCAAGGTGGACTGGCTGCTTTGGTGTTATAAAGATGCTCATTTTATGAGTATGGTATCGCCAAAATGGGAGTCTGACTGGATGAAGCTAGTGTCTGATATCGGAAGAGAGTGGTCACAGGATATGGAAAAGGAACAGGCCAAAAAGATACTTGATTTGGTAAAGGAAAAGTATTTTACCAAGATGACCGAAGAGAATCGTTATCTATTACAATTTCGCTTAAGGGCTTGCTTGTATCTACTTCAAAAGGAGTATATCATAGAACCAAGGCTTCAAGGGATTAGTAAAGACAAAGCCCTAATGCTTCCAGAGGATTTTCAGTTTGAAAACTGCGAAGTGAATGAGCAATATAAAGATTTTATGAAGAAGGTACTTTTGGGACAGGAGGAATAAAAGGCGTGAAGAACAAGATTTGGGATACGACGCTTCCAATTGAGGAACGACTGGATGCGTTATTAGGAGAACTTACATTAGAAGAGAAGATTCAGAGCTTGACGGTAGAAACACCGGAAATCAGCCGATTGGGAATAAAAGCTTTTGCAATTGGATCGGAAGCAGCGCATGGAGTTCAAGCAAGACATGATGAAGAATTCAATAAAGAGAAAACCGTAGATACGACAACATTTAATCAGCCAATCGGAATGAGTATGACTTGGGATCCAGAATTGATTCAAAAAGCCGGAAAGGTAACTGGAGTAGAGGCGAGAGCAATCTTTAATCAACAAGGTCATATTGGTCTTTCCAGGTGGGCACCAACGGTCGATATGGAGCGAGATCCACGCTGGGGAAGGAATGAAGAAGGCTATGGTGAAGATCCTTATCTGACAGGAAAAATGGCTTCTGCTTATATTAAAGGCATGCAGGGAGAAGATCCTAAGTACATACAGTGTGCAGCAACACTGAAACATTTTTATGCGAATAATCAGGAAGATAACAGAGAAGTAGTATCATCTTCCATCGATGTAAGAAATAAAGAAGAATATTATTTAGAGCCATTTCGCAGATGCATTAAGGAGGGAAGAGTGGAGTCTGTCATGACTTCCTATAATGCAGTGAATGGGATACCTTCCATTGTGAATAAAGAAGTAAAGGAACGACTGAAAGGGGAGTTCGGCTTACCAGGTCATGTAGTCTGTGATATGACAGATTTTACACAGACAGCAGATTCTCATCACTTTACAAGATCTCATGCCGAGACGATCAGTTTGGCAATTAAAGCAGGGGTAGATTGCTTTACAGATACCAAAGAGTCGATCGTTAATGCTGCAAAGCAAGCGCTTAAAGAGGGATTATTAACGGAGGAGGAAATCGATCAGGCACTTCGTAATAGCTTTCGGACCAGATTTCGTCTTGGTCTTATGGATCCAAAAGAGTCATGCTCTTATAACGAAATTGAAGAATCGGTAGTCGATTGTAAGGAACATAGAGAGATATGCCTTAGCGTAGCAAAAGAGGCAATGGTGCTATTACAGAATAAAGAGAATCTACTTCCGTTTGATCCAGAAAAAAAGGAAAGTATCGCCGTGATCGGACCGATGGCGGATGAGTGGTGTATGGATTGGTATGCTGGAAATCCTCCTTACCGGGTTACCCCTCTTGGTGGTATTCAAAAAAGATTTCATAACGCGAAGATCACTTATGTAAATGGTTTGGATCAAGTAAGAATTCAAGCTGGAGATC carries:
- a CDS encoding acetyltransferase, whose translation is MIVEALIKELAVRGFTIKDNQPELIYPLYVSNEEYAKISKNYPVTFEYVIEEIQDIPPFTDAAHKHYFSIFNAEEELVAVLDIVDGYSYQDKHDKDSVWIGLFQIDKAFHRKKIGQYIIEAFINACKQNQRKVIQLGVIKENHAGLAFWKKQGFITFAEASNGTCDVFVMQQII
- a CDS encoding acetyltransferase, GNAT family, potentially associated with YqeK, coding for MVEINGITYEFCDNIGQNTKRLKSFNELAKSTFGISFSSVGGDYEPHVLMQDDKVCANISVNKMPLVLDGKKIFAIQLGTVMTRKEYRGKGLSRYIMEHIIEKWKDHCDMVYLFANDSVLDFYPKFGFVEQKEYDYQVVIEETKDIPVRKLDMTKEADITLLWEKYKQGNPYSRFVMVENCDIMEFYCFGFLKDNVYYCEKADTVMVAEEDGDVLLLYDIFGSERITLTSIMKAMAAASDKKKIRLGFTPKESDGLVENVHKEEDTTLFVLKGGEGILKGQKIMFPMISHA
- a CDS encoding putative membrane protein; amino-acid sequence: MEIILAVILGGLFGYALYFAGASNPRQLLSMLRLEDLSLMKIIVFAIGFASILLSISIGIGIFDLSHLSIKATNLGVIIGGLIFGLGFGSAGTCPGTCVAATGTDGIKKAIAAVLGGLTGAFAFSMTYGWWKNIGLFDQMNFGKITLFHLSDKFPSVFQFGAIGLFITGVIFVVIACMIPMRGRQ
- a CDS encoding N-acetyl-D-glucosamine ABC transport system, sugar-binding protein, whose amino-acid sequence is MRIRKTIAMLVGILVVFSLAGCGKKEAGGNSAKKDGGVVTLNFYEHSDSKAIAQDLVDAYNKSQKKVKVKLSLIANDDYDDKIKVMLSGGSDIDCFWIRGGSQARQFAQQGALLPLDDMMKSENVDISKYGKMGNTFQHNGKNYGLCTSKSCWLLWYNKDLFDKAGEKYPINLTWDQYTALAKKLTKKGYYGGVCPNWTMNLGATAVGEYLTDKNLTKTMEYAKYQKAWYQDDKSSPSIEEQSGSFDLNAFFAEGKTYMMINGDWEFLTFPDAKPNFTWCAAPLPIFDGAEAESTVGSSGAFSVAAKSKHQKEAFDFIKFCCYSDEGATIYAKNSAVPAYPSDAALKEYKKKVKVPGAEYVFSAKVGLEQGLDANYEEINTAFKEELNDSLVGNCSLDQAFKKFKQRRDEINAK
- a CDS encoding N-acetyl-D-glucosamine ABC transport system, permease protein 1; translation: MTQITKKKRSTKLNRREWAAGYLFLLPNLIGFFIFTAIPVVMGFIVSLTDYTGFGDYHFIGFSNYIKMFQDSSFIIALKNNLFYTFTSVPLTILFALLLALMLNRKLYFGDAFKTVYFFPNLTSMVAVGCVWLQLFEEKNGPVNQMLSAFGMDNPPKWFWGAATAMISIVIVVVWKQAGYYMIMFLGGLKNIPTHLYESAKIDGATPMEAFRYITWPMLSPTTFMVTILTFIGSFQVFDIINVTTEGGPGRATTVLVMRVYQEAFRYGRMGYASAIGYFLFLIVFLITLVQWKTQKKWVNDDQ
- a CDS encoding N-acetyl-D-glucosamine ABC transport system, permease protein 2 produces the protein MSKRKIVSKKKRERRTKIIIFIVCLIVAAVMLIPFIWMVSASFKAKTEIFTRPIAWIPKVFRTVNYTNVFQKIPFFIYFLNTAKITICVTILQLITCSMAAYAFAKLHFPGRDKLFLGYLATMMVPWHAIMIPQFMVVQKLGLYDNHLSLILIGAFSAFGVFIMRQNMLTIPDSLCEAAKIDGCGPFKIYLKIALPLSKTGLATLTALTFTNVWNDYMGPMIYLDTDTLKTLQLGLATFKREFDTDYGAIMAGTVISLIPVVIVYAFAQKYIVEGVASTGIKG